In uncultured Desulfuromusa sp., a genomic segment contains:
- a CDS encoding tetratricopeptide repeat protein yields MKTALSLVSAHPVASNTYGLLLRKDGRFAEAKQIYEEAVTRFPDYLPLHRNLGILCDIYLNDQECALSQYEYYREGDPDNKQVALWITELRMRLGQ; encoded by the coding sequence TTGAAAACAGCACTGAGCCTCGTTTCCGCGCACCCGGTGGCAAGTAATACTTATGGTCTATTGTTGCGCAAAGATGGTCGTTTTGCTGAGGCGAAACAAATTTATGAGGAAGCAGTCACCAGATTTCCAGACTATCTTCCTTTACACCGAAACCTTGGCATTCTTTGTGACATTTATTTGAATGATCAAGAATGTGCCCTCTCACAATATGAATATTACAGAGAAGGTGATCCGGATAACAAACAGGTTGCGCTATGGATTACAGAGCTGCGTATGCGTCTTGGACAATAG
- a CDS encoding biopolymer transporter ExbD — MRENRRIRRMERNRKKIPGLNLTSLMDVFTILVFFLLANSSSSEVLATPKQITLPDSVVEAKPRETVVIMVSPTTVLVQGESVVNTPDLLVSTDKSIPAITQRLSQLEQNIIGISTKEIVESKEITVLADKTIPFKVLKKIMLTCTASGYGKISLAVIQKASQN, encoded by the coding sequence ATGAGGGAGAACAGACGTATCAGACGCATGGAGCGCAACAGGAAAAAAATCCCGGGGTTAAACCTGACATCGTTAATGGATGTTTTTACAATTCTGGTTTTCTTCCTGCTGGCTAATTCTTCGTCAAGTGAAGTGTTGGCAACCCCTAAACAAATTACGCTACCTGACTCCGTGGTCGAAGCTAAACCACGTGAAACCGTCGTGATCATGGTCAGTCCAACGACCGTATTGGTCCAGGGTGAGTCGGTTGTAAATACTCCTGATTTGCTTGTGTCGACAGATAAATCAATTCCTGCCATTACTCAGAGATTGAGTCAGCTGGAGCAAAACATTATCGGGATAAGTACAAAAGAGATTGTTGAAAGCAAGGAAATAACAGTTCTTGCTGACAAAACAATCCCTTTTAAAGTGCTTAAAAAAATCATGTTAACCTGTACGGCTTCTGGATACGGGAAAATTTCCCTTGCAGTCATCCAGAAAGCTTCGCAAAACTGA
- a CDS encoding amino acid ABC transporter ATP-binding protein: protein MIKTVDLEKIFVGRGQTVRAVDGITTHIKPGEVVVVIGPSGSGKSTYLRCLNGLETLTGGHVHVDGIDLANRKTDMNKVRREVGMVFQQFNLFPHKTVLENLVLAQMKVRKRKRVDAEKKARELLEKVGISEKESNYPSQLSGGQQQRVAIARALAMDPKVMLFDEPTSALDPEMVGEVLEVMKQLAREGMTMVVVTHEMGFAREVADRVLFMDYGKLVEEGTPEHFFTDPQEERAKLFLGQVL, encoded by the coding sequence GTGATTAAAACAGTCGATTTAGAAAAAATATTTGTCGGACGAGGTCAGACAGTCCGTGCTGTAGATGGGATTACAACGCACATAAAACCGGGAGAGGTCGTTGTTGTTATTGGGCCCTCCGGTTCTGGGAAATCTACTTACCTGCGTTGCTTGAACGGTCTTGAAACCTTAACGGGGGGCCATGTTCATGTTGATGGTATTGATCTTGCCAATCGCAAAACCGACATGAATAAAGTTCGTCGTGAAGTGGGCATGGTCTTTCAGCAATTTAACCTTTTTCCGCATAAAACCGTCCTTGAAAACCTGGTTCTGGCACAAATGAAAGTCAGGAAGCGGAAGCGTGTCGATGCTGAGAAAAAAGCCAGAGAATTGCTGGAAAAAGTTGGCATTTCTGAAAAAGAATCCAACTATCCCAGTCAACTTTCCGGTGGCCAGCAACAGCGTGTTGCTATAGCCCGTGCCCTCGCCATGGATCCAAAGGTCATGCTGTTCGATGAACCGACAAGTGCTCTGGATCCAGAGATGGTTGGAGAAGTTTTGGAGGTTATGAAACAGCTTGCTCGTGAGGGAATGACCATGGTTGTTGTCACTCACGAAATGGGTTTTGCCCGTGAAGTTGCCGACCGGGTTTTGTTTATGGATTACGGCAAACTGGTCGAAGAAGGGACGCCTGAACATTTCTTTACCGATCCGCAGGAAGAGCGTGCCAAGTTGTTCCTGGGGCAGGTGTTGTAA
- a CDS encoding biopolymer transporter ExbD, producing the protein MGGRYRNRRRRGIRENPELDITTFLNLMVILIPFLLISAVFSRVTILELSVPTAGTGGSAIEKPNYTIEVIVRKTGLELGNGAQVVAAMPNIDEQYDLEKLTAMLMRLKKDYPQKNDATVLMEPDIEYETLIQIMDRVRETEVPDEESEEAEKLVLFPLISIGDAP; encoded by the coding sequence ATGGGTGGCCGTTATCGTAACAGAAGGCGAAGGGGCATCAGAGAAAACCCCGAATTGGATATCACTACATTTTTGAATTTGATGGTTATCCTCATACCTTTTCTTCTTATCAGTGCCGTTTTTTCACGTGTAACCATCCTTGAGTTAAGTGTTCCGACTGCTGGAACCGGTGGATCGGCAATAGAAAAACCGAATTACACCATTGAGGTGATCGTTCGCAAAACAGGTTTAGAGCTCGGGAACGGTGCGCAGGTTGTTGCTGCCATGCCGAACATAGATGAACAATACGACCTGGAAAAGCTGACCGCAATGCTCATGCGCCTGAAAAAAGACTATCCGCAGAAAAATGACGCGACAGTTCTTATGGAGCCGGACATTGAATACGAAACCCTGATACAGATTATGGATAGAGTCAGGGAAACAGAAGTGCCGGATGAAGAAAGTGAAGAGGCAGAGAAACTGGTTCTCTTTCCACTGATTTCGATTGGAGATGCACCATGA
- a CDS encoding transporter substrate-binding domain-containing protein encodes MKHVKLMLACLLALCVVLPGVAGADTLDEIQDRGVLRVGMEPGYMPFEMTNQKGEIIGFDVDMAKGIAKAMGVKLELVNTAWDGIIPALLTKKYDMIMSGMTITQERNLKVNFADPYIVIGQTILIKKELAGDVKSYKDLNNAKYKVGSKLGTTGEQATKRMIPNCSYISFDTEQEGITDLVNGQIDAFVYDLPYMEIAYAQKGEGKLVYLDKPFTYEPLGWAIRRGNHDFLNWLNNYMTQVRSDGTYDKIYAKWIQSDAWLKQIQK; translated from the coding sequence ATGAAACATGTAAAACTTATGCTTGCTTGTCTGTTGGCTCTTTGTGTTGTGCTTCCCGGTGTTGCCGGCGCTGACACTCTGGATGAAATCCAGGATCGTGGTGTTCTGCGTGTTGGTATGGAACCAGGTTACATGCCTTTTGAAATGACGAATCAAAAAGGTGAAATCATTGGCTTTGATGTTGATATGGCCAAGGGGATTGCCAAAGCCATGGGTGTTAAGCTGGAACTGGTCAATACCGCCTGGGACGGCATCATTCCAGCCCTGCTCACCAAAAAATACGACATGATCATGAGTGGCATGACTATCACTCAAGAAAGAAACCTGAAAGTTAACTTTGCTGACCCCTATATCGTTATCGGTCAAACAATTTTGATTAAAAAAGAACTGGCCGGCGATGTTAAATCATACAAAGACCTCAATAATGCAAAATACAAAGTTGGTTCAAAGCTTGGCACCACTGGTGAACAAGCCACAAAAAGAATGATTCCTAACTGTAGCTACATCTCTTTTGATACTGAGCAAGAAGGTATTACTGATCTTGTCAATGGTCAGATCGATGCTTTCGTTTATGACCTTCCCTATATGGAAATCGCATATGCTCAAAAAGGTGAAGGCAAATTGGTTTATCTTGACAAACCATTTACCTATGAGCCTCTGGGCTGGGCTATCCGTCGCGGCAATCATGACTTCCTGAACTGGCTCAACAACTACATGACCCAAGTCAGAAGTGATGGCACCTATGATAAAATTTATGCCAAGTGGATTCAAAGTGACGCTTGGTTGAAACAAATTCAAAAATAA
- a CDS encoding amino acid ABC transporter permease, with the protein MYTKNWLWWLLTAIVLLGIVAGLWVATKRIDYTWRWNRVPQYFFYQDRDVKKTVIDGTVTKIEQKGKTSTITVHNSNNEDTIFVVDTKTVNLNVDDYLMEDDTVGALLKWKAGPLVTGLWVTLWISAVASVIGLIIGVVTGLCRVANNLTLRQLSITYIELIRGTPLLVQLFIFYFFLGTVLDIGRLASGICALAIFAGAYVAEIIRAGIQSIPKGQMEAARSLGMNVPQAMIYIILPQAFKRTLPPLAGQFISLIKDSSLVSVIAITDLTKSGREVITSTFAVFEIWFVVAFLYLILTFSLSQIVAWVERRLAVSD; encoded by the coding sequence ATGTATACGAAAAACTGGCTTTGGTGGCTATTAACGGCAATTGTTTTGCTGGGTATCGTTGCAGGACTTTGGGTTGCCACGAAAAGAATAGACTACACCTGGCGTTGGAATCGCGTCCCTCAATATTTCTTTTATCAAGACAGAGATGTAAAGAAAACAGTCATTGACGGGACTGTTACCAAAATTGAACAGAAAGGTAAAACGTCAACAATAACAGTTCATAATTCCAACAATGAAGATACCATCTTTGTTGTGGACACAAAGACTGTGAATTTAAATGTTGATGATTACCTGATGGAAGACGACACAGTCGGAGCTCTTCTGAAGTGGAAGGCCGGCCCATTAGTGACAGGACTCTGGGTCACTCTCTGGATATCTGCTGTCGCCAGTGTTATCGGTTTAATTATTGGTGTCGTGACCGGGCTTTGTCGTGTTGCCAACAATTTAACTCTGCGGCAATTGTCGATCACTTATATCGAACTTATCCGGGGCACCCCTCTTCTTGTTCAACTTTTCATTTTTTATTTCTTTCTCGGGACAGTTCTTGATATCGGCAGATTAGCTTCCGGCATCTGTGCTTTGGCTATTTTTGCCGGAGCTTACGTTGCAGAAATTATCCGTGCTGGAATTCAATCCATTCCAAAAGGGCAGATGGAGGCAGCGCGCTCACTTGGAATGAATGTTCCTCAAGCGATGATTTATATCATCTTGCCCCAAGCTTTTAAGCGAACTTTGCCACCGTTGGCAGGCCAATTTATCAGTTTGATCAAAGATTCATCGCTGGTTTCAGTTATTGCGATTACTGACCTGACTAAAAGTGGACGTGAAGTTATCACCTCTACTTTTGCTGTGTTTGAAATCTGGTTTGTCGTAGCATTTCTCTATCTGATATTAACATTCAGTCTATCGCAAATTGTTGCCTGGGTTGAGCGGAGGTTAGCGGTCAGTGATTAA
- a CDS encoding tetratricopeptide repeat protein, translating into MKKIQLFFFALPMIFSACSVIDNQGTIAELHNRKIEITGEEIVDGLDKAMLSYQRFLEQTPDSNLSPEAIRRLADLKIEKEYGFVSDSPTDENETTSLSVPESSEQHKLVVAEPSQTLAPANPIAENDAEQQTPLEITIPSTAVESLGGDQVIDDLEKQGPLEAIILYRKLLHEYPLYERNDQVLYQMSRAYEELGRVEEAMVILEQMVQQYPNSRYLDEVQFRRAEYQFSHRKYLDAEEAYTSIVDLGIGSSYYPLALYKLGWTFYKQELYEDALHKFIALLDYKMSVGYDFEQIEDESERKRVEDTFRVISLGFSYLGGADSVVEYFATYGQRPYEDNVYKNLGEYYYTKRRYSDAVAVYSAFIDRNLFHKKSPLFHMRVIEINIAGGFPSLVIEAKKSFAGNYGLAAEYWQHFTPADRPEVITALKTNLTDLANHFHALYQSPKWIKEKSKNFDEALHWYREYLVSFPAEEQSPVINYQLADLLLENHSFAEAAVEYEKTSYNYAPHQQSSKAGYAAVYAYRQQLDRVTEEDKISAGEDVIRSSLIFAETYPEHAKAAVVLGAAADDLYDLMEYERALAAAKTLIVNFPNADRNISRSAWLVAAHASYELEFYSEAEAAYVEVLNMLPEGR; encoded by the coding sequence ATGAAAAAAATACAACTTTTCTTTTTTGCCCTGCCGATGATTTTTTCCGCCTGTTCTGTGATCGACAATCAAGGCACAATTGCTGAATTACACAACCGCAAGATTGAAATTACAGGCGAGGAGATTGTTGACGGTCTCGACAAGGCCATGTTGAGCTATCAACGTTTTCTGGAACAAACTCCAGATTCGAATCTATCTCCGGAAGCCATTCGACGGCTTGCAGACCTGAAAATTGAAAAAGAATACGGGTTTGTCTCTGACAGCCCGACAGACGAGAACGAAACAACATCTTTGTCGGTCCCGGAATCATCGGAACAACACAAGCTCGTTGTGGCTGAACCTTCTCAGACCCTTGCTCCGGCCAATCCCATTGCAGAAAATGATGCTGAACAACAAACCCCGCTTGAAATCACGATACCAAGCACTGCTGTAGAAAGTCTTGGCGGAGATCAGGTCATTGATGATCTGGAAAAACAGGGACCGCTGGAAGCCATAATTCTCTACCGGAAACTGCTTCATGAATACCCCCTGTATGAGCGTAATGACCAGGTGTTGTACCAGATGTCGCGGGCCTATGAAGAATTAGGCAGGGTCGAAGAGGCCATGGTGATTCTGGAGCAGATGGTACAACAGTACCCCAATTCCAGATATCTTGATGAGGTTCAATTCCGGCGCGCCGAATACCAGTTCAGTCACCGTAAATATCTTGATGCTGAAGAGGCCTATACAAGCATTGTCGATCTGGGGATCGGATCATCTTACTATCCTCTGGCTCTTTATAAATTGGGTTGGACTTTTTACAAACAAGAGCTCTACGAGGATGCGTTGCATAAGTTCATTGCCTTGCTGGATTATAAAATGTCAGTAGGCTATGACTTTGAACAAATTGAAGATGAATCAGAACGCAAGCGCGTTGAAGATACTTTTCGGGTCATCAGCCTGGGTTTTTCCTATTTAGGTGGCGCAGATTCAGTGGTTGAATATTTTGCTACCTATGGACAACGCCCGTATGAAGACAATGTGTATAAGAATCTGGGAGAGTATTATTACACCAAGCGCCGTTATAGCGATGCTGTTGCTGTTTATAGTGCTTTTATAGATCGGAACCTGTTCCACAAAAAGTCTCCGTTATTTCATATGCGGGTTATTGAAATTAATATTGCCGGTGGATTTCCCAGTCTTGTTATTGAAGCCAAAAAGTCTTTCGCCGGGAATTATGGTTTGGCTGCGGAATACTGGCAACATTTTACACCTGCAGACCGGCCGGAAGTCATTACTGCCCTGAAAACCAACCTGACAGACCTGGCGAACCATTTCCACGCTCTCTATCAGAGCCCAAAGTGGATCAAAGAAAAATCGAAAAACTTTGATGAAGCCCTCCACTGGTATCGTGAGTATCTGGTGTCATTCCCCGCAGAGGAACAGAGTCCGGTTATCAATTATCAGCTCGCAGATCTGCTCCTGGAAAATCACTCTTTTGCAGAGGCCGCGGTGGAATACGAAAAAACGTCTTACAATTACGCTCCCCATCAACAATCGTCCAAAGCTGGATATGCCGCAGTGTATGCATATCGGCAACAGCTGGATCGAGTCACAGAAGAAGATAAAATTTCAGCCGGGGAGGATGTGATCCGCAGCTCACTCATATTTGCCGAGACTTATCCTGAACATGCCAAAGCAGCGGTTGTCCTTGGTGCTGCAGCGGACGATCTTTACGACCTGATGGAATATGAGAGGGCTTTGGCTGCTGCAAAAACATTAATTGTAAATTTCCCTAACGCTGATCGTAATATCAGTCGTTCTGCCTGGTTAGTCGCTGCGCACGCCTCTTACGAGCTTGAATTTTACAGTGAAGCTGAAGCGGCATACGTGGAGGTGTTAAACATGCTTCCCGAGGGGAGATGA
- a CDS encoding tetratricopeptide repeat protein, producing MHRLIVVLTLLFLLPLNALSARTNAPEKLQDLYFGETLYYAFQEEWFDAITRLDTELRQHHGLDQPELDSLFPHIGLADFAVGDFELAYRMHQRAGRAISAVINGQVEEPVRNEAIYRLARILFQKDQPINALHALERISGDVPKTIRNDLAFLRTQVLMANGRFAEAIEILTTLQDVKNLHGFSGYNLGIALLLDGKEQDGRHYLDLAGRIETDSPMTLSVKDKANLVLGDKLLEEENFDSAKEVLDRVRLEGPFSNQALLGSGWADASQGRYQRALVPWTLLSQRQITNSAVQEAMLAVPYAYGQLDIYSKAALLYGKALQLFGQEIDKLSSSIKHIREGKFLQAIVREELKQDKNWVVKLRELPETPETYYLLDLMASHDFQESLKNYLDLEQLRRKLERWSEDLHAYAEMVEKRRAYYQPLLPEIDKRFQVLDSQMRLRLQQRDHIERRLQAMLVAPRPEYLATEEERIAGQQINHLEELLHPDHSEIAISSKARLKRLRGLLDWNIRTDYHRRLTAAHKNLHDLNTVIADLQQQYDAFIRVRQASTQSYQGYDETILSQKIRVRESLERVNQLMARQGHLLETMAISELVQRRDRLEKFQVKARFAMADSYDRATRDQEQKEGEE from the coding sequence ATGCATCGTTTGATCGTTGTTCTGACATTGTTATTCTTGTTGCCGCTCAATGCGCTGTCAGCAAGGACCAACGCTCCTGAAAAGTTGCAGGATCTCTATTTTGGCGAGACCCTGTACTATGCCTTCCAGGAAGAGTGGTTTGACGCGATAACGCGTCTTGATACGGAACTTCGACAGCACCACGGACTCGATCAGCCCGAGCTTGACAGCCTTTTTCCCCATATCGGTTTGGCAGATTTTGCCGTTGGTGATTTTGAGCTGGCCTATCGGATGCACCAACGTGCCGGCCGGGCAATTTCGGCGGTGATTAATGGTCAGGTCGAAGAACCTGTACGCAACGAAGCAATATACAGACTGGCCCGGATTCTTTTCCAGAAAGATCAGCCCATTAACGCCTTACATGCCCTGGAACGAATCAGTGGAGACGTTCCGAAAACGATCCGTAATGATCTGGCTTTTTTGCGGACACAAGTGCTGATGGCAAACGGTCGTTTTGCAGAGGCCATAGAGATTCTGACAACCTTACAAGATGTCAAAAACCTCCATGGTTTTTCGGGATATAACCTCGGGATTGCGCTGCTGTTGGATGGGAAAGAACAGGACGGTCGGCATTACCTTGACCTGGCCGGTCGAATTGAGACCGATAGCCCGATGACGCTCTCGGTCAAAGATAAAGCAAATCTTGTCCTGGGCGATAAATTGCTGGAAGAGGAAAATTTTGACTCAGCTAAAGAGGTGCTGGACAGAGTCAGGCTTGAAGGGCCATTTTCCAATCAGGCATTGCTGGGTTCGGGATGGGCTGACGCTTCACAAGGACGTTACCAGCGTGCTTTGGTTCCCTGGACTCTGCTGAGCCAACGCCAGATCACTAATTCTGCAGTGCAGGAAGCTATGCTGGCCGTACCTTATGCCTACGGTCAGCTGGATATCTACAGCAAAGCGGCACTTTTATATGGCAAAGCTCTACAATTATTCGGTCAGGAAATCGACAAGCTCAGCAGTTCAATCAAGCATATTCGCGAAGGGAAGTTTCTTCAGGCCATTGTAAGGGAAGAGCTCAAACAGGATAAAAATTGGGTCGTTAAGTTACGTGAGTTACCGGAGACTCCGGAAACCTATTACCTGCTCGATCTTATGGCATCGCATGATTTTCAGGAATCATTGAAAAACTATCTTGATCTTGAACAGTTACGCAGAAAACTGGAGCGTTGGTCGGAAGATCTGCATGCTTATGCAGAAATGGTTGAAAAACGCCGAGCCTACTATCAACCGCTATTACCTGAAATCGACAAACGGTTTCAAGTGCTCGACTCACAAATGCGTTTACGCCTGCAACAACGGGATCACATTGAACGCCGTCTTCAAGCAATGTTGGTTGCACCGCGCCCCGAATACCTGGCAACAGAGGAAGAGCGAATTGCCGGCCAACAAATAAATCATCTTGAAGAGTTGCTTCATCCAGATCATTCTGAAATTGCCATCTCTTCCAAAGCCAGACTCAAACGCTTGCGCGGCTTGTTGGATTGGAATATCAGGACAGATTATCATCGACGCCTGACTGCAGCGCACAAAAATCTGCACGACCTCAATACCGTTATCGCAGACCTGCAACAACAATACGATGCATTTATAAGAGTCCGTCAGGCCTCTACCCAGAGCTACCAGGGGTATGACGAAACAATTCTCAGCCAGAAAATCAGAGTGCGGGAAAGCCTGGAACGGGTCAATCAGCTGATGGCACGTCAGGGGCATCTGCTGGAAACAATGGCAATCAGCGAGCTCGTTCAGCGACGCGACCGGTTAGAAAAATTTCAAGTCAAAGCACGTTTTGCCATGGCAGACAGTTATGATCGTGCGACGCGAGACCAAGAACAAAAAGAGGGGGAAGAATGA
- a CDS encoding AgmX/PglI C-terminal domain-containing protein produces MDISILSQELEPLNLQIEQLQETVVTLENDLRIVEAELDTFAIDQQHFEILQDACDALDKLQELGADELFWEGVPEMTDTTGHSGRVRARLAAFEEQTRDLREKKEFLQRELDQHLGFLDDLFDEVEQAHDREQRRQEEFVIEREISILPYRAMIMPWSKEVESEKRFRQSLLVSMLWAIILCVAISLVTVPIPDRVNVVAEIPERLAMLLKQEPPPLIPAPIEAPVQVAEKSKNPEKPEPEQKQEVPQEKKAKPEKTLQKKQQQVKPAGGGGTKGAKKKAENLGVLAFKSSFSDLMDKVPVAKLGVEANLDKKIPGQARVQRSLVTAQAQGGGSKGIRNFGVSRNLGTGGQGGGSGYGNAGQIGGIGTGKVESAMAGLAEEAGRPLSDGIGAARTEEEIQIVFDRYKATLYRIYNKELRKDPTLQGKLLLHITIEPSGEVSLCRMVATDLNSPELVAKIVARVKRFNFGPKEDVPSISFDYPIDFLPAG; encoded by the coding sequence GTGGATATTTCAATTTTGTCACAGGAATTAGAACCGCTGAATTTACAGATCGAGCAGCTTCAAGAAACCGTGGTGACGTTGGAAAACGATCTGCGCATTGTAGAAGCAGAGCTTGATACTTTTGCCATTGATCAACAGCATTTTGAAATTCTGCAGGACGCATGCGATGCTCTGGATAAACTGCAGGAATTAGGTGCTGATGAGCTTTTTTGGGAAGGCGTCCCTGAAATGACCGATACGACCGGTCACAGTGGCCGCGTGCGGGCTCGACTGGCTGCTTTTGAAGAGCAGACTCGGGACCTGCGGGAAAAAAAGGAATTTCTTCAAAGGGAACTTGATCAGCATCTGGGCTTTCTCGATGATCTCTTTGATGAAGTTGAACAGGCTCATGACCGAGAACAAAGGCGACAGGAAGAATTTGTTATCGAGCGAGAAATCTCAATTCTCCCGTATCGGGCAATGATCATGCCTTGGTCAAAAGAGGTTGAGAGTGAGAAGCGCTTTCGCCAATCGCTGTTGGTTTCGATGCTCTGGGCAATTATTCTTTGCGTGGCAATATCGCTAGTCACTGTGCCAATACCGGATCGAGTCAATGTTGTTGCTGAAATTCCAGAACGACTGGCGATGCTGCTTAAGCAGGAACCGCCTCCTCTTATTCCGGCTCCCATAGAAGCCCCGGTTCAGGTTGCGGAAAAATCTAAAAATCCTGAAAAACCAGAACCTGAGCAGAAACAAGAAGTTCCGCAAGAGAAAAAAGCAAAGCCGGAGAAAACCTTGCAAAAGAAACAGCAACAAGTCAAACCGGCTGGAGGTGGTGGAACAAAAGGCGCGAAGAAGAAAGCTGAGAACCTGGGTGTTCTGGCCTTTAAGAGCAGTTTTTCTGACCTGATGGACAAAGTTCCGGTGGCCAAGCTCGGTGTGGAAGCCAATCTGGATAAAAAAATTCCGGGGCAGGCCAGAGTTCAACGTTCTTTAGTCACCGCTCAGGCTCAAGGTGGCGGGAGTAAAGGAATCCGTAATTTTGGTGTCAGTCGTAATCTCGGGACCGGTGGTCAGGGTGGCGGCAGTGGATATGGCAATGCCGGTCAAATTGGTGGCATTGGAACCGGAAAGGTTGAAAGCGCCATGGCCGGTCTGGCGGAAGAAGCGGGGCGTCCGCTGAGTGATGGTATTGGTGCGGCGCGAACAGAAGAAGAAATTCAGATTGTTTTTGACCGCTATAAGGCCACTCTTTACAGAATTTACAATAAGGAATTGCGCAAAGACCCAACATTGCAGGGAAAACTCTTATTGCATATAACGATAGAACCAAGCGGAGAGGTTTCTCTTTGCCGGATGGTAGCAACAGATCTTAATTCTCCTGAATTGGTCGCCAAGATTGTTGCCCGGGTGAAAAGATTCAACTTTGGACCAAAGGAAGATGTTCCCAGCATCTCTTTTGACTATCCGATAGATTTTCTGCCGGCGGGGTAG
- a CDS encoding MotA/TolQ/ExbB proton channel family protein: MESLYSIVGFFQKGGMFMYPILLVLTVGMAIAVERWIQLSRTRNENRKMWVRLQPVLVKGDFDSARKIVEKDKSTIAQMMSMGLARQGAVRRREDIEIAMEESMMEIIPQLEKRTPYVGLLSNIATLLGLLGTIMGLIEAFTAVANANPAEKADLLSASISVAMNTTAFGLMVAIPLLLIHAKLTSTTGQIVDSLEMASVKALNSISSFSKHQSPMS, translated from the coding sequence ATGGAAAGTCTCTATTCAATTGTCGGATTTTTTCAAAAGGGTGGCATGTTCATGTACCCGATCCTGCTTGTTTTAACGGTCGGCATGGCTATCGCTGTCGAACGCTGGATTCAGTTGAGCCGGACCCGTAATGAGAACCGCAAAATGTGGGTCCGATTGCAGCCGGTATTAGTCAAAGGGGATTTTGATAGTGCGCGAAAAATTGTCGAAAAAGACAAATCAACCATTGCACAGATGATGTCTATGGGACTGGCCCGACAAGGCGCTGTCAGACGTCGTGAAGACATCGAGATTGCCATGGAAGAAAGTATGATGGAGATTATTCCACAACTTGAAAAGCGAACCCCATATGTCGGGCTGCTCTCGAATATCGCAACTTTGTTGGGGCTGCTAGGAACTATTATGGGGCTGATTGAAGCTTTTACTGCTGTTGCCAATGCCAACCCTGCTGAAAAAGCAGACCTTTTGTCGGCCAGTATTTCCGTTGCGATGAATACCACAGCATTCGGTCTGATGGTGGCGATCCCGTTGCTGCTTATTCATGCCAAATTAACTTCAACCACAGGCCAGATTGTGGATAGTCTGGAAATGGCTTCAGTTAAGGCTCTCAACAGTATTTCCAGTTTCAGTAAACATCAAAGTCCAATGAGTTAA
- a CDS encoding tetratricopeptide repeat protein: MAPTSEIRPTAEYDAATALIMLKEWEQAARILNDFRNNFKGHPLQFEVTKKIAYVYREDGKLSLAATEFERIEKESDDIEVRQEALVIAAELYEQAGNVEQTLNVYRRYVSYFRSADQHQYRNPQQDC; this comes from the coding sequence ATGGCTCCAACCTCAGAAATCAGACCGACTGCTGAATATGATGCCGCAACGGCTTTAATCATGCTCAAAGAGTGGGAGCAAGCAGCACGGATTTTGAATGATTTCCGCAACAATTTTAAGGGCCACCCATTACAGTTTGAGGTGACTAAAAAGATTGCTTATGTCTACCGCGAGGATGGAAAACTTTCTCTTGCCGCCACTGAATTTGAGCGGATTGAAAAGGAATCTGACGACATTGAGGTTCGTCAGGAAGCTCTGGTCATTGCTGCTGAATTATATGAACAGGCTGGGAATGTAGAGCAAACGTTAAATGTTTATCGCCGCTATGTCAGCTATTTTCGCTCAGCCGATCAGCATCAATATAGAAACCCGCAACAAGATTGCTGA